One part of the Paracoccus sp. MBLB3053 genome encodes these proteins:
- a CDS encoding GTP-binding protein, with translation MPVRGLSPDPRLPVTVLSGFLGAGKTTLLNHVLNNREGRRVAVIVNDMSEVNIDADLVRDGAELSRSEEKLVEMTNGCICCTLRDDLLSEVGRLASEGRFDYLLIESTGIAEPLPVAATFDFRDAEGHSLSDVARLDTMVTVVDAANLTRDFSSHDFIADRGESLGDGDERTLVDLLTDQMEFADVIVLNKVTEAGSVRLDLARKIVRALNPDARLIETDFSRVDANQIFDTGLFDFDRAHMHPMWAKELYGFKDHVPETEEYGISSFVYRARKPFHPQKIHQVLNGDLPGVIRAKGHLWIASRPNWAVEFSLAGAISTVTPLGGWWASIPQDRWPNHPDALAELEKNWSEPWGDRRQELVFIGAGMDREALAARLDAALVEAIDFTPQLWANLPDPFPKWGHRNTA, from the coding sequence ATGCCAGTCAGAGGACTTTCTCCCGATCCACGTCTTCCCGTCACCGTTCTCTCGGGCTTTCTAGGTGCCGGCAAGACAACCTTGCTGAACCATGTCCTGAACAATCGGGAAGGTCGGCGCGTCGCCGTCATCGTCAATGACATGTCCGAAGTGAATATCGACGCCGATCTGGTTCGCGACGGGGCCGAGCTTTCGCGCTCCGAGGAAAAACTGGTCGAGATGACGAATGGCTGCATCTGCTGCACCTTGCGCGACGATCTGCTGTCCGAGGTTGGCAGGCTCGCCTCCGAGGGCCGCTTTGACTACTTGCTGATCGAATCGACCGGCATTGCCGAGCCTCTTCCGGTTGCCGCCACCTTCGATTTTCGCGATGCCGAAGGCCACAGCCTGTCGGATGTCGCGCGGCTCGACACCATGGTCACAGTGGTCGATGCGGCAAACCTGACGCGCGATTTTTCAAGCCATGACTTCATCGCCGATCGTGGCGAGAGCCTGGGAGATGGAGATGAGCGCACCTTGGTCGATCTCTTGACCGATCAGATGGAATTCGCCGATGTCATCGTGTTGAACAAGGTGACGGAAGCAGGCTCTGTAAGGCTTGATCTGGCGCGCAAGATCGTACGCGCGCTCAACCCCGATGCCAGGCTGATCGAGACGGATTTCAGCCGCGTGGATGCGAACCAGATCTTCGATACCGGCCTTTTCGACTTCGATCGCGCCCATATGCATCCGATGTGGGCAAAGGAGCTTTACGGTTTCAAGGACCACGTTCCCGAAACCGAGGAATACGGCATTTCATCGTTCGTCTATCGTGCGCGCAAGCCCTTTCATCCGCAGAAGATCCATCAGGTGCTGAACGGCGACCTGCCGGGCGTGATCCGCGCGAAGGGGCATCTCTGGATCGCGTCGCGTCCGAACTGGGCGGTGGAGTTCAGCCTGGCCGGGGCGATCTCGACGGTGACGCCTCTGGGCGGATGGTGGGCCTCGATTCCGCAGGACCGATGGCCGAACCATCCCGACGCGCTGGCCGAGCTCGAAAAGAACTGGTCCGAGCCGTGGGGCGACCGGCGGCAGGAACTTGTCTTCATCGGGGCAGGCATGGATCGCGAGGCTCTTGCCGCCAGGCTGGATGCGGCATTGGTCGAGGCCATCGATTTCACGCCGCAGCTTTGGGCAAACCTGCCCGATCCCTTCCCGAAATGGGGCCACCGCAATACCGCCTGA
- a CDS encoding ABC transporter permease, whose product MSTVTTDIPIVAHRGWTVTQWAGAVIVAAMLGFAILAPMVFPADPLKQNLRHILGGPDATAPFGYDHLGRSLMARLASALRLSLSIAAAAVVSSAALGVSVGVLAAWHGGWVDRTLSLIADSFLALPGLLMVLIILAIVPSTPIAFWIGLSLILWIEYFRLSRAVARRLLVAPGVQASRLLGFGPVYIFRRHLWPELAPMLLTVASFGAATAIMTIAALGFVSVGMRAPTPELGLMMVEILPYYREAPMALMTPVLATFLTLLGLNLIAGGRRA is encoded by the coding sequence ATGAGCACCGTCACGACCGATATCCCGATTGTCGCGCATCGCGGCTGGACCGTGACGCAATGGGCGGGCGCAGTTATCGTGGCGGCGATGCTCGGCTTCGCGATCCTCGCGCCGATGGTATTCCCCGCCGACCCGCTGAAGCAGAACCTGCGCCACATCCTCGGCGGGCCGGATGCCACAGCACCATTTGGCTATGACCATCTCGGGCGTTCGCTGATGGCCCGGCTGGCGTCGGCGCTGCGGCTTTCGCTGAGCATTGCAGCTGCGGCGGTCGTGAGTTCGGCGGCCCTGGGCGTTTCGGTCGGCGTGCTCGCGGCATGGCACGGCGGCTGGGTGGACCGGACCCTTAGCCTGATCGCCGACAGTTTCCTGGCGCTGCCCGGGCTCTTGATGGTGCTGATCATCCTTGCCATCGTGCCCAGCACGCCGATTGCCTTCTGGATCGGGCTGAGCTTGATCCTGTGGATCGAGTATTTCCGGCTCAGCCGCGCCGTCGCCAGGCGACTGCTGGTCGCGCCAGGGGTGCAGGCCTCGCGACTGCTGGGCTTCGGGCCGGTTTACATCTTCCGGCGCCATCTCTGGCCCGAGCTCGCGCCGATGCTCTTGACCGTTGCGTCCTTTGGTGCGGCAACCGCCATCATGACCATTGCCGCGCTTGGCTTTGTCAGCGTCGGCATGCGCGCGCCAACGCCGGAACTCGGTCTGATGATGGTCGAGATCCTGCCCTATTACCGCGAAGCACCCATGGCCCTTATGACCCCCGTGCTTGCCACTTTCCTGACCCTTCTGGGGCTGAACCTGATCGCCGGAGGTCGCCGCGCATGA
- a CDS encoding DUF6525 family protein: protein MSARNLATSLRCRGNARPMDRYDRLPAELRRWLANAALPWSAQSVLRVWTRLHRETGGDTDRMIRRMDQAEQRMLMRDQPRIWGEGYRGRSRATGLSATIAR from the coding sequence TTGAGCGCGCGCAACCTTGCCACTTCGCTCAGATGCCGCGGCAATGCTCGCCCGATGGACCGCTATGACCGCCTGCCTGCCGAGTTGCGCCGATGGCTCGCGAATGCGGCCCTGCCTTGGAGTGCGCAATCCGTGCTCCGCGTCTGGACCCGGCTGCATCGCGAAACCGGCGGCGACACCGACCGGATGATCAGACGCATGGATCAGGCCGAGCAGCGCATGCTGATGCGGGACCAGCCGAGGATCTGGGGCGAAGGTTATCGCGGCCGAAGCAGAGCGACGGGCCTTTCCGCCACCATCGCGAGGTAG
- a CDS encoding ABC transporter substrate-binding protein has translation MLSRLLASAALTAALTSPALAHDGTVDVIAPFEIKGTDPATSGNVFIKMDLAETLVNADAQGRLVPGLATEWSPSEDGLEWRFLLREGVKFHDGTPLDAEAAAKALTIASGKPGLLETAPITEIAADGERTLVVRLSEPFAPLPAFLSEYRSLILAPAAYDAAGKVTALIGTGAYRLTKLAAPLRLDAVAFADYWGGTPAIEKASYQAVGRAETRALMAESGDADYVFNLDPASLARLKGVDSLDVLSVPTPRALLIKVNAGHPALKEPEARRALSMAIDREGLAHAILRYPAGADQMLPPSLAEWHSKTVAPLIHDPEGARKILADLGWTPGTDGVLTRDGNRFSLTLLTYPDRPELPLSAAVLQQMFAEIGVEVTIDSTNSSEVPVRHADGSLDIALFARNFALVPDPIGTFLTDYAPVGDWGAMNWDNPEFSGIIRDLAHGKGGQAERDRAIGIIQTELPVIPVAWYQQTAAISKHITGAVLDPYERSIGLKDMRWAE, from the coding sequence ATGCTCTCCAGACTACTCGCCTCTGCGGCGCTGACCGCTGCCCTGACGAGCCCCGCCCTTGCCCATGACGGAACGGTCGACGTCATCGCCCCTTTCGAGATCAAGGGGACGGATCCGGCGACCTCGGGCAATGTGTTCATCAAGATGGACCTTGCCGAAACGCTGGTGAATGCCGATGCCCAGGGCAGGCTTGTGCCCGGCCTCGCCACCGAATGGAGCCCATCCGAGGACGGGCTGGAATGGCGCTTCCTGCTGCGCGAGGGCGTGAAATTCCATGACGGCACCCCCCTCGATGCCGAGGCCGCCGCCAAGGCGCTGACCATTGCCAGCGGCAAGCCGGGCCTTCTGGAAACCGCCCCGATCACCGAGATCGCCGCGGATGGCGAACGAACACTTGTCGTGCGCCTTTCCGAACCCTTCGCGCCGCTGCCCGCCTTCCTGTCGGAATACCGCTCGCTGATCCTTGCGCCCGCGGCATATGATGCGGCGGGCAAAGTCACGGCGCTCATCGGCACCGGCGCCTATCGCCTCACCAAACTGGCCGCGCCCCTGCGCCTTGATGCCGTGGCCTTTGCCGATTACTGGGGCGGCACGCCCGCCATCGAGAAGGCGAGCTATCAGGCGGTCGGCCGGGCCGAGACCCGCGCCCTGATGGCCGAAAGCGGCGATGCGGATTATGTCTTCAACCTCGATCCCGCCTCGCTTGCGCGGCTGAAAGGGGTCGACAGCCTTGATGTGCTGTCGGTGCCGACGCCGCGCGCCCTGCTGATCAAGGTCAATGCCGGCCATCCCGCATTGAAGGAACCCGAGGCCCGCCGTGCCCTGTCGATGGCTATCGACCGCGAGGGCCTGGCGCATGCGATCCTGCGCTATCCAGCCGGGGCCGACCAGATGCTGCCACCCTCACTGGCCGAATGGCATTCAAAGACCGTAGCTCCACTCATCCATGACCCCGAAGGAGCCAGGAAGATCCTTGCGGATCTGGGCTGGACGCCCGGCACGGATGGCGTCCTGACCCGCGATGGCAACCGGTTCAGCCTGACCCTGCTCACCTATCCCGACCGCCCTGAACTGCCGCTGAGCGCCGCCGTTCTGCAGCAGATGTTTGCCGAGATCGGTGTCGAGGTCACGATCGACTCGACCAATTCATCGGAAGTGCCGGTGCGCCATGCAGATGGTTCGCTGGACATCGCCCTGTTTGCCCGCAACTTCGCGCTGGTTCCCGACCCGATCGGGACCTTCCTGACCGACTATGCCCCGGTCGGCGACTGGGGTGCGATGAACTGGGACAACCCCGAATTTTCCGGTATCATCAGGGATCTGGCGCATGGCAAGGGCGGCCAGGCCGAGCGCGATCGCGCCATCGGCATCATCCAGACCGAGCTGCCCGTCATCCCCGTCGCCTGGTATCAGCAAACCGCCGCCATATCGAAGCACATCACCGGAGCGGTGCTTGACCCTTATGAGCGCAGCATCGGCCTGAAAGACATGCGGTGGGCCGAATGA
- a CDS encoding ABC transporter ATP-binding protein → MSILLKAENVSVHAGATCLVEPVSLALQAGRPFTILGETGSGKSLLAQALIGTLPQGLRAKGRVGIEGHDLDLSQPGLHRPLWGRVLGILPQEPWLSLDPLMRAHAQVAEGHALVGGKSWAEARRAADRDLAELGLSDAGRRRADQLSGGMAQRLAFAAARTGGARITIADEPTKGLDVARRDEVIALLLREVRDGGGLLTITHDLELARRMGGDLAVVLKGRVIEQGPAAEVLGNPQHDYTRRLIAADPSAWPDGKRRPASGAAVLTGKGLGVSRDGRRLFEGLDLSLHPGEIVGISGPSGCGKSTLGDLLLGLARPDAGVVTRAKGIAPARFQKLYQDPPSAFPRHVALGRALEDLVGLHRLDGSRIPPLLDRLQLSPVLLTRRPTDVSGGELQRLALLRVLLLDPVFLFADEPTSRLDLITQAEVTWLLAEIARETGMALLIVSHDTDLIRKTADRTVFLGGEERNLSGQGVALAGELGKVTEMA, encoded by the coding sequence ATGAGCATTCTGCTGAAAGCCGAAAACGTGAGCGTGCATGCCGGGGCCACTTGTCTGGTCGAGCCGGTCTCGCTGGCGCTGCAGGCGGGCCGGCCCTTCACCATTCTGGGTGAAACCGGTTCGGGCAAGAGCCTGCTTGCGCAGGCCCTGATCGGCACCCTGCCGCAGGGGCTGCGGGCCAAGGGCAGGGTCGGCATCGAAGGGCACGATCTGGATCTGTCCCAACCGGGCCTTCATCGGCCGCTTTGGGGCCGGGTGTTGGGCATCCTGCCGCAAGAGCCCTGGCTCTCGCTCGACCCGCTGATGCGGGCGCATGCCCAGGTCGCCGAAGGCCATGCCCTGGTCGGCGGCAAATCCTGGGCCGAGGCGCGCAGGGCGGCGGATCGCGATCTGGCGGAACTTGGGCTGTCGGATGCGGGCCGGCGCCGTGCCGACCAACTTTCCGGCGGAATGGCGCAACGGCTGGCATTCGCCGCCGCACGCACCGGTGGCGCCCGCATCACGATCGCGGATGAGCCGACCAAGGGCCTTGACGTGGCCCGGCGCGACGAGGTGATCGCGCTTTTGCTGCGCGAGGTGCGGGACGGCGGCGGGCTTCTGACCATCACCCATGATCTAGAACTGGCCCGGCGGATGGGAGGCGATCTGGCCGTGGTGCTGAAGGGCCGCGTCATTGAACAGGGACCGGCAGCCGAAGTCCTGGGAAATCCACAGCACGACTATACCCGCCGCCTGATCGCAGCCGATCCTTCGGCCTGGCCCGACGGGAAGCGCCGCCCGGCGAGCGGAGCTGCCGTCCTGACGGGCAAGGGGCTTGGCGTCTCGCGTGACGGCAGGCGGCTTTTCGAAGGGCTGGACCTGAGCCTGCATCCTGGTGAGATTGTCGGCATCTCGGGCCCCAGTGGCTGCGGAAAGTCGACGCTTGGGGATCTGCTCCTGGGACTGGCGCGACCCGATGCCGGCGTCGTCACCCGCGCAAAGGGAATTGCCCCTGCCCGTTTCCAGAAGCTGTATCAGGACCCGCCAAGCGCATTTCCGCGCCACGTCGCCCTGGGCCGGGCTCTGGAGGATCTGGTCGGGCTTCATCGCCTGGACGGCAGCCGCATCCCGCCGCTGCTTGACCGGTTGCAGCTCTCCCCGGTTCTGCTGACGCGTCGACCGACCGACGTGTCGGGGGGAGAATTGCAGCGGCTCGCGCTGCTGAGGGTGCTGCTGCTTGATCCGGTATTTCTTTTCGCCGATGAGCCGACCTCGCGGCTGGATCTGATCACGCAGGCCGAGGTGACATGGCTTCTGGCCGAAATCGCGCGGGAGACAGGGATGGCCCTTCTGATCGTCAGCCACGACACCGACCTGATCCGCAAGACCGCCGACCGCACGGTGTTTCTGGGCGGGGAGGAACGAAACCTCTCGGGGCAAGGCGTGGCGCTGGCGGGCGAATTGGGAAAAGTGACCGAGATGGCGTAG
- a CDS encoding M15 family metallopeptidase gives MYHLLLALWIAGCSWLVAASAAAACAAVDFAAMPLPQSDHRPEVQALLATYPDLILSQDGNAVSRDGKDWLPLGEDREITAKQALVDAAPLDQFLQAYPLGTSPASLAERRTPYFDPGRFRNAKLFEMLWFSSEAEARASLVGVPFTGLSGATVTVTSHRGVDCQLRAVIAGLQGASENVRAVFSAPGGGFNWRRISGTDRLSAHSYGIAIDLDPELGGYWRWSWAVEGRVGDYDNRIPPEVIDAFETYGFIWGGKWHHFDGMHFEYRPELILHSRISARMR, from the coding sequence ATGTATCATCTCTTGCTGGCCCTCTGGATCGCTGGCTGTTCCTGGCTTGTTGCCGCGTCCGCCGCAGCGGCCTGCGCGGCCGTTGATTTTGCTGCGATGCCGCTGCCACAAAGCGACCACCGACCAGAGGTCCAGGCACTGCTGGCGACCTATCCCGACCTGATCCTGTCCCAGGACGGAAATGCTGTCTCCCGCGATGGCAAGGACTGGCTGCCACTGGGAGAAGACCGCGAGATCACGGCGAAACAGGCTTTGGTCGACGCGGCGCCACTCGATCAGTTCCTGCAAGCCTATCCGCTTGGCACGTCCCCCGCCTCACTGGCCGAGCGCCGCACACCGTATTTCGATCCCGGCAGGTTTCGGAATGCGAAGCTTTTCGAGATGCTCTGGTTTTCATCGGAAGCCGAGGCCCGTGCAAGCCTGGTAGGGGTGCCCTTCACCGGCCTGTCGGGTGCAACCGTCACGGTCACCAGTCATCGCGGCGTCGATTGCCAGCTCCGTGCCGTCATCGCCGGATTGCAGGGGGCCTCTGAAAACGTACGGGCCGTGTTCAGCGCACCTGGGGGCGGGTTCAACTGGCGCCGGATAAGCGGGACCGATCGGCTGAGCGCGCATAGTTACGGCATTGCCATCGACCTCGATCCAGAACTTGGAGGCTATTGGCGCTGGTCCTGGGCGGTCGAAGGTCGGGTGGGCGACTATGACAACCGCATCCCGCCCGAGGTGATAGATGCCTTCGAAACCTATGGCTTCATCTGGGGCGGCAAGTGGCATCATTTCGACGGAATGCATTTCGAATACCGTCCCGAACTCATCCTGCATTCCCGAATTTCCGCACGCATGAGGTGA
- a CDS encoding ABC transporter permease, with the protein MTKALGYRVLQALMVALIVGLLTFLMMEALPGDMAFRIAAHRYGYDAVNAAAAEAVRSELNLDRPAIAAFGRWFVDLLRLDFGTSVISGAPVIEEIRHQLGASLQLAGIALMLSLLIGPPLGLLAGLRAGGWLDRGLLIVSTALRSVPQFLMGLILIVLVSIHLGWLPAAGYGKASHFILPALTLALGLAAASARITRDAMAGVTASPFYAFGRWKGLSEPQMLRRHGLRHIGVALVTFLGLQFAMLVEGVVVIEAIFGWPGIGHALVHAIFGRDVPMVQGTALLLGLGFVALNALVDLAAHWIDPRESRA; encoded by the coding sequence ATGACGAAGGCACTTGGCTATCGCGTCCTGCAGGCGCTGATGGTGGCGCTGATCGTGGGCCTGCTGACCTTCCTGATGATGGAAGCCCTGCCCGGTGACATGGCCTTCCGTATCGCCGCCCATCGCTACGGCTATGACGCGGTCAACGCCGCTGCCGCCGAGGCGGTGCGAAGCGAACTGAACCTCGACCGGCCCGCCATCGCAGCCTTCGGTCGGTGGTTCGTCGACCTCTTGCGGCTCGATTTCGGCACCTCGGTCATCTCGGGCGCACCCGTCATCGAGGAAATCCGCCACCAGCTTGGCGCCAGCCTGCAACTTGCCGGCATTGCGCTGATGCTGTCACTGCTGATCGGGCCGCCGCTGGGGCTGCTCGCGGGGCTACGCGCGGGGGGCTGGCTGGATCGCGGTCTGCTGATCGTCTCGACCGCGCTTCGATCCGTCCCGCAATTCCTGATGGGATTGATCCTGATCGTGCTCGTCTCGATTCACCTCGGCTGGCTGCCCGCGGCCGGCTATGGCAAGGCCTCGCATTTCATCCTGCCTGCGCTGACGCTGGCGCTTGGCCTTGCCGCCGCATCGGCACGGATCACGCGCGATGCCATGGCGGGGGTCACGGCAAGCCCATTCTACGCCTTTGGGCGCTGGAAGGGGCTATCCGAGCCTCAGATGCTTCGCCGTCACGGCCTGCGTCATATCGGCGTCGCGCTTGTCACCTTCCTTGGCCTGCAATTCGCCATGCTGGTCGAAGGCGTCGTGGTGATCGAGGCGATCTTTGGCTGGCCCGGCATCGGCCATGCGCTGGTTCATGCGATCTTCGGTCGTGACGTGCCCATGGTGCAGGGCACGGCACTGCTTCTGGGGCTGGGCTTCGTCGCCCTGAACGCGCTGGTCGATCTGGCTGCGCATTGGATCGACCCGAGGGAGAGCCGGGCATGA
- a CDS encoding urea ABC transporter substrate-binding protein, with protein MSLNRRQILQGTAAVLATPFIARPAFAGSSIQVASIFDLSGGLEIYGQPIDSCLDLAIDEINQSGGLLGQQIEVAKYDPQSSIQLYTQYSTEAATAKKASVVFGGITSASREAIRPLLSRYRTLYFYPPLYEGGVCDRNTFCTGSTPAQTIGVLLPYAVQNMGKKVYVLAADYNYGTISAKWVREYAGKAGGEVIAEEYFPLDVTDFSATIQKIQAAKPDVIYTLLVGGNHMSFFRQWAAAGMAGQIPIISTSFGGGNEHIVLSPAEADGVHAAFGYFQEVDSPINKAFLDRYHGKFGPDAPYVTEHASATYNAVHHWASAVRKAGSTDRLAVIEALETGIPFDGPGGQSVIDPSTHHCATDVHIGRVKNHSFEIIETFAKQQPSDTAAVCDLIKNPDETRQFEI; from the coding sequence ATGTCATTGAATCGTCGTCAAATACTTCAGGGCACGGCCGCAGTGCTGGCTACGCCGTTCATCGCCAGGCCCGCATTCGCCGGTTCATCTATCCAAGTCGCCTCGATCTTCGATCTGTCCGGTGGCCTCGAGATCTATGGCCAGCCCATCGATTCCTGCCTTGATCTTGCCATTGACGAGATCAACCAGTCGGGCGGGCTGCTGGGCCAGCAAATCGAGGTCGCGAAATACGACCCGCAATCGAGCATTCAACTGTACACCCAGTACAGCACCGAAGCGGCGACCGCGAAAAAGGCCAGCGTCGTCTTCGGCGGCATCACCTCGGCCTCGCGCGAGGCGATCCGCCCGCTGCTGTCGCGCTATCGGACGCTTTACTTCTATCCCCCGCTCTACGAGGGCGGTGTCTGCGACCGCAATACCTTCTGCACCGGCTCGACGCCTGCCCAGACCATCGGCGTGCTGCTGCCCTATGCCGTGCAGAACATGGGGAAGAAAGTCTATGTGCTGGCGGCGGATTACAATTATGGCACGATTTCGGCGAAATGGGTGCGGGAATATGCCGGGAAAGCCGGTGGCGAGGTGATCGCCGAGGAATATTTCCCGCTCGACGTCACCGATTTCTCGGCCACCATCCAGAAGATCCAGGCAGCCAAGCCGGACGTGATCTACACGCTTCTGGTGGGCGGCAACCACATGTCCTTCTTCCGCCAATGGGCGGCCGCGGGTATGGCGGGGCAGATCCCGATCATCTCGACCTCGTTCGGCGGTGGCAACGAACATATCGTTCTGAGCCCGGCGGAGGCCGATGGCGTGCACGCTGCCTTTGGCTATTTCCAGGAAGTTGACAGCCCGATCAACAAGGCCTTCCTCGATCGCTATCACGGCAAGTTCGGCCCTGATGCGCCATATGTGACCGAGCATGCGTCGGCGACCTATAATGCGGTTCATCACTGGGCCAGCGCGGTACGCAAGGCGGGCTCGACGGATCGACTGGCCGTCATCGAGGCACTTGAGACAGGGATTCCCTTCGATGGTCCGGGCGGTCAATCGGTTATCGACCCGTCCACGCATCATTGCGCGACCGACGTGCATATCGGCCGCGTCAAGAACCACAGCTTCGAGATCATCGAGACCTTCGCCAAGCAGCAGCCCAGCGATACCGCGGCTGTCTGCGACCTGATCAAGAACCCCGACGAGACCCGTCAGTTCGAGATCTAA
- a CDS encoding DUF1007 family protein → MHLSGKSHGRGLNRRSISPVAALAAAVFLSAAGSAAAHPHVFIDADAALIFDRSGRPEAVRVTWTYDEFYSLMMIEDAELDRDGDGTPDPDRLRAFAGQDVDWAAGFPGHILLERDGKPVELAPPRAHQAHYVDGRIVTSHVRPLKNPAALTAQDALWLRIYDPEYFVAYDTPRSPTIEGRQDCKVTRRPPDTSGQSELLAALQNLDMEADSISIMNMPDVGITFAEGFEIKCGER, encoded by the coding sequence ATGCATCTAAGCGGAAAGTCTCACGGGCGCGGCCTGAACCGCCGGTCCATTTCACCTGTCGCCGCGCTTGCTGCGGCGGTATTTCTGTCTGCCGCGGGCTCGGCCGCGGCACATCCCCATGTCTTTATCGACGCGGATGCGGCGTTGATATTTGACAGGTCGGGCAGGCCGGAGGCGGTGCGTGTCACCTGGACCTATGACGAATTCTACAGCCTGATGATGATCGAGGATGCCGAGCTGGATCGCGATGGGGACGGAACGCCCGATCCTGACCGGCTCAGGGCCTTTGCCGGCCAGGATGTCGACTGGGCCGCAGGCTTTCCGGGCCATATCCTTCTGGAGCGTGACGGCAAGCCGGTCGAGCTTGCCCCGCCCCGCGCGCATCAGGCCCATTATGTTGATGGCAGGATCGTGACCTCGCATGTCCGGCCGCTGAAGAACCCGGCTGCGCTGACGGCACAAGACGCGCTCTGGCTGCGCATCTACGATCCGGAATATTTCGTGGCCTATGATACGCCGCGCAGCCCCACCATCGAGGGTCGGCAGGATTGCAAGGTGACGCGCCGCCCACCCGATACCAGCGGACAGAGCGAGCTGCTCGCCGCGCTACAGAACCTTGATATGGAGGCCGATTCGATCTCCATCATGAACATGCCCGATGTTGGCATCACCTTTGCCGAAGGCTTCGAGATCAAGTGCGGCGAGCGCTGA
- a CDS encoding branched-chain amino acid ABC transporter permease — translation MDYLLVTLLQLLTTIGNLALISLGLAVIFGMMRVINLAHGEFIMLGGFAAVFATQAGVNIWIAMLVVAPLAVGLLGFIIERLVIRHLYGRMIDTMLATWGLSLLLIGCATTFFGNRVVGIAAPTGGLRIGDYSIGSYDIVLLGIAIALYAGCAFLLMRTRAGLRARATMQNREMAASLGIDPSRVYAVTFSLGAALSGLAGGLLAPVSGVVPTMGVAYVAKAFITVITGGASPILGSAMSSGLLGIINSTMNILVSPVMGDIALLLAATIFLRLMPTGITGRFFKGKA, via the coding sequence ATGGACTACCTTCTGGTCACATTGCTTCAATTGCTGACGACGATCGGCAACCTGGCGCTGATCAGCCTCGGCCTGGCCGTCATCTTCGGCATGATGCGGGTGATCAATCTCGCGCATGGGGAATTCATCATGCTCGGCGGATTTGCCGCCGTGTTCGCCACGCAGGCCGGCGTCAACATCTGGATCGCCATGCTGGTGGTCGCGCCGCTTGCCGTTGGGCTTCTGGGCTTCATCATTGAACGACTGGTGATCCGCCATCTCTACGGGCGGATGATCGATACGATGTTGGCGACCTGGGGCCTGTCTCTGCTGCTCATCGGTTGCGCCACGACCTTCTTCGGCAATCGTGTCGTAGGCATCGCCGCGCCGACCGGCGGACTGCGCATCGGAGATTACTCCATCGGCAGCTACGACATCGTGCTTCTGGGCATAGCTATCGCGCTTTACGCCGGCTGCGCCTTCCTGCTCATGCGCACGCGTGCCGGATTGCGGGCGCGTGCGACCATGCAGAACCGAGAGATGGCGGCAAGCCTGGGCATCGATCCCTCGCGCGTCTATGCCGTGACATTCTCGCTTGGGGCGGCTCTCAGCGGTTTGGCCGGCGGCTTGTTGGCGCCGGTCTCGGGAGTGGTGCCGACCATGGGGGTGGCCTATGTCGCCAAGGCCTTCATTACCGTGATCACCGGTGGTGCCAGCCCCATCCTCGGATCGGCTATGTCGTCGGGCCTGTTGGGCATCATCAACTCCACCATGAACATCCTGGTCTCGCCGGTCATGGGGGATATCGCGCTGCTTCTGGCGGCCACAATCTTCCTGCGCCTGATGCCCACGGGGATCACCGGACGCTTTTTCAAGGGCAAGGCATAA
- a CDS encoding DUF1826 domain-containing protein, whose product MTVQFPFLSSGSILQGREADILSRIAEPACGASIWQRRPLPEFQNWLDGLPATSLPDLRVILGAGAVESCVRAECDRVGMPASPMRDLLARDIAALGFIFAGIMASPMLRLRLQPVTTDACRRFHIDRVRARMLCTYRGTGTQLQLGPDAGPILELAARDVAILRGTLWPALSGVLHRSPPIAGSGKTRLLLVIDPVTDENDKEDLH is encoded by the coding sequence ATGACCGTTCAATTCCCGTTTCTGTCATCCGGCAGCATCTTGCAGGGCCGCGAGGCAGACATCCTGTCCCGCATCGCCGAGCCTGCATGCGGCGCCTCAATCTGGCAGCGAAGACCCTTGCCCGAGTTCCAGAATTGGCTGGACGGACTTCCCGCAACGTCGTTGCCCGACCTGCGGGTGATCCTTGGTGCCGGCGCGGTCGAGAGTTGCGTTCGGGCAGAATGCGACCGTGTCGGCATGCCCGCGAGCCCGATGCGAGACTTGCTGGCCCGCGACATTGCCGCGTTGGGGTTCATCTTCGCCGGGATCATGGCCAGCCCGATGCTGCGGCTGCGTCTGCAGCCGGTCACGACCGATGCCTGCCGCCGTTTTCATATCGACCGGGTGCGGGCGCGGATGCTGTGCACCTATCGCGGCACCGGGACGCAGCTTCAACTTGGTCCCGATGCCGGACCGATTCTGGAATTGGCGGCGCGAGATGTCGCGATCCTGCGCGGGACGCTCTGGCCGGCCCTGTCCGGGGTGCTGCACCGCTCGCCCCCGATCGCGGGAAGCGGCAAAACGCGGCTTTTGCTGGTTATCGACCCGGTGACGGACGAAAATGACAAGGAGGATTTGCATTGA